One Rosa chinensis cultivar Old Blush chromosome 5, RchiOBHm-V2, whole genome shotgun sequence genomic region harbors:
- the LOC112166201 gene encoding uncharacterized protein LOC112166201 isoform X1, with protein sequence MAQEVSDARNISLKALVDKGRNRVIFVEADNDFIDVLFSFLTIPMGKIVRLARDHSTALEIGCINKLYQSIEKLDVQVFRSNVCRDVLLLPHCAANCHCKNLKLKIIDDVEPTRFKCDNFDYFPWLSYFANVPCPSCSHTLGSEVYLSVDDSQVGGVFVKEGASVIITDDLQVLPQLSAASISLFTKLGATNSNTTEELTFNIGVEQVLNLLVSSFVSKTPFTETLLKPNPVPKLGCVNSSQGKCIESQMSGDSIDEEKEKNISVKLIVSKSKNVVCYAEVREDFVNLIFSFLTLPLGFILKQMLDFPWKGCIDQLCKGVLDFDEQFFKSNHHKELLCNPKLVPGFSFENNLLGIEEAVYYRFYDNKYKWTSDSSIIPSNQSSVEVKFLDPKSHGDKDRNARGFLKEPAIFTVTDNLDVRRASPIFQLSVLNDLKVHFTDIEDRTVHVGKNEALRLLVASVVSDSVLTNAFLRKPQEPSIKQEQ encoded by the exons ATGGCTCAAGAAGTATCAGATGCGAGGAATATCAGCTTGAAGGCATTGGTGGACAAGGGAAGAAACAGAGTAATCTTCGTAGAGGCCGATAATGATTTCATTGATGTTCTCTTCAGTTTTTTGACAATACCAATGGGAAAAATTGTCAGGCTTGCTCGCGACCATTCAACAGCACTGGAAATAGGTTGCATAAACAAATTGTATCAGAGTATTGAGAAGCTTGATGTGCAGGTTTTCAGGTCCAATGTATGTAGAGACGTGCTGTTACTTCCGCACTGTGCAGCTAACTGTCattgcaagaacctcaaattgAAAATTATTGACGATGTGGAGCCAACACGGTTTAAGTGTGATAATTTTGATTATTTCCCTTGGTTAAGTTATTTTGCAAATGTTCCTTGCCCTTCCTGCTCACATACCTTGGGTTCTGAAGTATATCTTTCAGTGGACGATTCTCAAGTTGGAGGGGTATTTGTAAAAGAAGGCGCTAGTGTTATAATTACTGATGATTTACAAGTGCTACCCCAATTAAGTGCAGCTAGCATTTCCCTGTTTACCAAGCTTGGAGCCACGAACAGCAATACCACTGAGGAGCTAACTTTTAATATTGGAGTCGAGCAG GTTTTGAATTTGCTTGTGAGCTCATTTGTATCCAAAACTCCATTCACTGAAACTCTGCTGAAGCCTAATCCTGTACCAAAATTAGGTTGTGTGAATTCCAGTCAAGGAAAATGTATTGAATCTCAAATGTCGGGGGACTCCATAGacgaggaaaaagaaaaaaacatctCTGTCAAGCTCATAGTGAGTAAATCAAAGAATGTGGTTTGCTATGCAGAAGTACGAGAGGATTTTGTTAATTTGATCTTCAGTTTCTTGACTCTTCCACTTGGGTTTATATTAAAGCAGATGCTGGATTTCCCTTGGAAAGGATGTATTGATCAGTTGTGCAAGGGTGTCCTGGATTTTGATGAGCAATTTTTTAAGTCAAATCACCACAAGGAATTGCTATGCAATCCCAAACTTGTTCCTGGGTTCAGCTTTGAGAACAATCTTTTAGGAATTGAGGAGGCCGTGTACTATAGGTTTTATGATAATAAGTATAAGTGGACTTCTGATAGTTCCATTATCCCTTCTAACCAGTCCTCAGTCGAAGTTAAATTTTTGGATCCCAAATCCCATGGTGATAAAGATAGAAATGCTAGGGGATTCTTAAAAGAACCAGCGATTTTCACAGTAACTGACAATTTGGATGTAAGGCGAGCATCTCCAATCTTTCAACTGTCtgttcttaatgatttgaaGGTACATTTCACTGATATTGAGGACCGAACTGTGCATGTTGGCAAGAACGAG GCTTTGCGTCTTTTGGTGGCTTCTGTTGTTTCTGACTCAGTTCTAACCAATGCTTTCCTACGGAAGCCACAGGAGCCATCGATTAAGCAAGAGCAATGA
- the LOC112166201 gene encoding uncharacterized protein LOC112166201 isoform X2: MGKIVRLARDHSTALEIGCINKLYQSIEKLDVQVFRSNVCRDVLLLPHCAANCHCKNLKLKIIDDVEPTRFKCDNFDYFPWLSYFANVPCPSCSHTLGSEVYLSVDDSQVGGVFVKEGASVIITDDLQVLPQLSAASISLFTKLGATNSNTTEELTFNIGVEQVLNLLVSSFVSKTPFTETLLKPNPVPKLGCVNSSQGKCIESQMSGDSIDEEKEKNISVKLIVSKSKNVVCYAEVREDFVNLIFSFLTLPLGFILKQMLDFPWKGCIDQLCKGVLDFDEQFFKSNHHKELLCNPKLVPGFSFENNLLGIEEAVYYRFYDNKYKWTSDSSIIPSNQSSVEVKFLDPKSHGDKDRNARGFLKEPAIFTVTDNLDVRRASPIFQLSVLNDLKVHFTDIEDRTVHVGKNEALRLLVASVVSDSVLTNAFLRKPQEPSIKQEQ; encoded by the exons ATGGGAAAAATTGTCAGGCTTGCTCGCGACCATTCAACAGCACTGGAAATAGGTTGCATAAACAAATTGTATCAGAGTATTGAGAAGCTTGATGTGCAGGTTTTCAGGTCCAATGTATGTAGAGACGTGCTGTTACTTCCGCACTGTGCAGCTAACTGTCattgcaagaacctcaaattgAAAATTATTGACGATGTGGAGCCAACACGGTTTAAGTGTGATAATTTTGATTATTTCCCTTGGTTAAGTTATTTTGCAAATGTTCCTTGCCCTTCCTGCTCACATACCTTGGGTTCTGAAGTATATCTTTCAGTGGACGATTCTCAAGTTGGAGGGGTATTTGTAAAAGAAGGCGCTAGTGTTATAATTACTGATGATTTACAAGTGCTACCCCAATTAAGTGCAGCTAGCATTTCCCTGTTTACCAAGCTTGGAGCCACGAACAGCAATACCACTGAGGAGCTAACTTTTAATATTGGAGTCGAGCAG GTTTTGAATTTGCTTGTGAGCTCATTTGTATCCAAAACTCCATTCACTGAAACTCTGCTGAAGCCTAATCCTGTACCAAAATTAGGTTGTGTGAATTCCAGTCAAGGAAAATGTATTGAATCTCAAATGTCGGGGGACTCCATAGacgaggaaaaagaaaaaaacatctCTGTCAAGCTCATAGTGAGTAAATCAAAGAATGTGGTTTGCTATGCAGAAGTACGAGAGGATTTTGTTAATTTGATCTTCAGTTTCTTGACTCTTCCACTTGGGTTTATATTAAAGCAGATGCTGGATTTCCCTTGGAAAGGATGTATTGATCAGTTGTGCAAGGGTGTCCTGGATTTTGATGAGCAATTTTTTAAGTCAAATCACCACAAGGAATTGCTATGCAATCCCAAACTTGTTCCTGGGTTCAGCTTTGAGAACAATCTTTTAGGAATTGAGGAGGCCGTGTACTATAGGTTTTATGATAATAAGTATAAGTGGACTTCTGATAGTTCCATTATCCCTTCTAACCAGTCCTCAGTCGAAGTTAAATTTTTGGATCCCAAATCCCATGGTGATAAAGATAGAAATGCTAGGGGATTCTTAAAAGAACCAGCGATTTTCACAGTAACTGACAATTTGGATGTAAGGCGAGCATCTCCAATCTTTCAACTGTCtgttcttaatgatttgaaGGTACATTTCACTGATATTGAGGACCGAACTGTGCATGTTGGCAAGAACGAG GCTTTGCGTCTTTTGGTGGCTTCTGTTGTTTCTGACTCAGTTCTAACCAATGCTTTCCTACGGAAGCCACAGGAGCCATCGATTAAGCAAGAGCAATGA
- the LOC112167255 gene encoding acyl-coenzyme A thioesterase 13-like isoform X1: protein MPFFHVGVSESIRDGSHNMQMAKEYLDLTDHDSEAVSQLDIAAQRAGVEFYEVFALRGIRVDRVEPGLVVCSFKVPPRLTDRAGNFATGAIANLVDVVGNSTVYCLGRPMNVSIDMSISYMSKAKIDDELEITSKRLGQRGRYFGTIVVLKNKATGEIIAEGRHSLFRSNFVPKL, encoded by the exons ATGCCCTTCTTTCACGTCGGAGTGAGTGAGTCGATCAGGGACGGATCCCACAATATGCAGATGGCCAAGGAGTACCTGGATCTGACCGATCACGACTCAGAGGCCGTATCGCAACTCGACATTGCAGCTCAACGAGCCGGGGTCGAGTTCTACGAGGTCTTCGCTCTTCGAGGCATCCGAGTCGACCGAGTCGAACCCGGACTCGTCGTTTGTTCTTTTAAGGTCCCTCCCCGCCTCACC GACAGAGCTGGAAATTTTGCCACTGGTGCAATTGCAAACCTTGTTGATGTAGTTGGTAATTCTACAGTTTATTGTCTCGGTCGCCCTATGAATGTTTCAATAGACATGTCCATCTCGTATATGTCAAAGGCAAAGATCGAT GATGAATTAGAGATCACCTCAAAGAGGTTAGGACAAAGAGGACGTTATTTTGGAACAATAGTGGTGCTGAAAAACAAAGCAACTGGGGAGATTATAGCTGAAGGTCGACATTCATTGTTTCGTTCAAATTTTGTTCCCAAACTCTGA
- the LOC112167255 gene encoding uncharacterized protein LOC112167255 isoform X2 encodes MPFFHVGVSESIRDGSHNMQMAKEYLDLTDHDSEAVSQLDIAAQRAGVEFYEVFALRGIRVDRVEPGLVVCSFKVPPRLTDRAGNFATGAIANLVDVVGNSTVYCLGRPMNVSIDMSISYMSKAKIDVSSFPLNIPIWSISASELVIVIHTLVIIL; translated from the exons ATGCCCTTCTTTCACGTCGGAGTGAGTGAGTCGATCAGGGACGGATCCCACAATATGCAGATGGCCAAGGAGTACCTGGATCTGACCGATCACGACTCAGAGGCCGTATCGCAACTCGACATTGCAGCTCAACGAGCCGGGGTCGAGTTCTACGAGGTCTTCGCTCTTCGAGGCATCCGAGTCGACCGAGTCGAACCCGGACTCGTCGTTTGTTCTTTTAAGGTCCCTCCCCGCCTCACC GACAGAGCTGGAAATTTTGCCACTGGTGCAATTGCAAACCTTGTTGATGTAGTTGGTAATTCTACAGTTTATTGTCTCGGTCGCCCTATGAATGTTTCAATAGACATGTCCATCTCGTATATGTCAAAGGCAAAGATCGATGTAAGCAGCTTTCCTCTTAATATCCCCATATGGTCCATTTCAGCCTCTGAGTTGGTCATTGTCATACAT ACTTTGGTTATTATCTTGTAG
- the LOC112164042 gene encoding uncharacterized protein LOC112164042 — protein MENEAKKFLELSEQESETVSGLALPEFRLGEATIYDHLALRGIRVDRVEPGLVVCTFKVPLRLLDRDGNFASGAIANLVDVVGSCVVYVSGAPMNVTMEVSISYLSTAKLDDELEITSRLLGVRTKRRLLWNNSSSKKQGNRKDYFRGSTFLVSFSYTWLNRCYGDIDYFFSFSFFDMVSSGGA, from the exons ATGGAGAACGAGGCAAAGAAGTTTTTGGAGCTGAGCGAGCAAGAGTCGGAGACTGTGTCGGGACTGGCCTTACCAGAATTCCGGCTCGGTGAGGCAACCATCTATGATCATTTGGCTCTAAGAGGCATCCGAGTCGACCGAGTCGAACCAGGGCTGGTTGTGTGTACTTTCAAGGTCCCTCTACGACTCCTT GATAGAGATGGAAATTTTGCAAGTGGTGCAATTGCAAACCTGGTTGATGTAGTTGGTAGTTGCGTGGTTTATGTTTCCGGTGCACCTATGAATGTCACGATGGAGGTGTCCATATCGTATTTGTCTACGGCAAAGCTTGAT GATGAGTTAGAGATAACTTCAAGGTTGTTAGGAGTTAGGACAAAAAGGAGGTTACTCTGGAATAATAGTTCTTCTAAGAAACAAGGTAACCGGAAGGATTATTTCAGAGGGTCGACATTCCTTGTTTCGTTCTCATACACATGGCTGAATAGATGTTATGGAGACAtcgattattttttttctttttctttctttgacatGGTTTCTAGTGGTGGCGCCTAA
- the LOC112166562 gene encoding acyl-coenzyme A thioesterase 13, with amino-acid sequence MDPNMETRVNASLQQLPTTQQESTEAVSRLDIEAQRLADESSLYDYFAATGIRVDRVEPGLVVSSFKVPPRLTDRAGNFANGAIANLVDIVAHSPIYVVGQPANVSVDISISYLSTAKVHDELEITSKRLGQRGRYTGILVCLRNKATGEIIAEGRHSMFLSKVVPKL; translated from the exons ATGGATCCGAATATGGAGACGCGGGTCAACGCGTCTCTGCAGCAGCTGCCGACGACCCAACAAGAGTCGACGGAGGCCGTGTCTCGACTCGACATTGAAGCTCAGCGACTCGCAGACGAGTCAAGCCTCTACGATTATTTCGCTGCTACGGGAATCCGAGTGGACCGAGTCGAACCCGGACTCGTCGTCTCTTCTTTCAAGGTCCCTCCCCGCCTTACC GACAGAGCTGGAAATTTTGCTAATGGTGCAATTGCAAACCTTGTTGATATAGTAGCTCACTCTCCAATTTATGTTGTGGGTCAACCTGCTAATGTTTCAGTAGACATCTCCATCTCGTATTTGTCAACTGCAAAGGTCCAT GATGAGTTAGAGATCACCTCAAAGAGGTTAGGACAAAGAGGACGTTATACTGGAATACTTGTGTGCCTGAGAAACAAAGCGACTGGGGAGATCATTGCTGAAGGTCGGCATTCAATGTTTCTTTCAAAAGTTGTTCCCAAACTCTAG
- the LOC112166973 gene encoding acyl-coenzyme A thioesterase 13 isoform X1 yields the protein MEKKVKEFLELSQDESEAVSRIVVPPQRPGTASLYEDFALRSIRVDRVEPGLVVCTLKVPPRLTDRAGNLAKGAIANVVDMVGGYVTYVEGLPMYVSVDISISYISTAKLDDELEITSKRLGQRGAYYGAIVLLRNKATGEIIAEGRHSMFRPRSTHKL from the exons atggAGAAGAAGGTGAAGGAGTTTCTGGAGCTGAGCCAGGACGAGTCAGAGGCCGTGTCACGAATCGTTGTTCCACCCCAGCGACCAGGCACCGCGAGTTTGTACGAGGATTTCGCTCTCAGAAGCATCCGAGTCGACCGAGTCGAACCCGGACTCGTCGTATGTACGCTCAAGGTTCCTCCCCGCCTCACC gaTAGAGCTGGAAATTTGGCTAAAGGTGCCATTGCAAATGTTGTTGACATGGTTGGTGGTTATGTAACTTATGTTGAGGGTCTCCCAATGTATGTTTCAGTAGACATATCGATCTCCTATATATCAACTGCAAAGCTTGAT GATGAGCTAGAGATCACCTCAAAAAGGTTAGGACAAAGAGGTGCTTATTATGGAGCAATAGTGCTTCTGAGAAACAAAGCGACTGGGGAGATTATTGCTGAGGGCCGTCATTCAATGTTTCGTCCACGGTCTACTCACAAACTCTAA
- the LOC112166973 gene encoding acyl-coenzyme A thioesterase 13 isoform X2 — protein MEKKVKEFLELSQDESEAVSRIVVPPQRPGTASLYEDFALRSIRVDRVEPGLVVCTLKDRAGNLAKGAIANVVDMVGGYVTYVEGLPMYVSVDISISYISTAKLDDELEITSKRLGQRGAYYGAIVLLRNKATGEIIAEGRHSMFRPRSTHKL, from the exons atggAGAAGAAGGTGAAGGAGTTTCTGGAGCTGAGCCAGGACGAGTCAGAGGCCGTGTCACGAATCGTTGTTCCACCCCAGCGACCAGGCACCGCGAGTTTGTACGAGGATTTCGCTCTCAGAAGCATCCGAGTCGACCGAGTCGAACCCGGACTCGTCGTATGTACGCTCAAG gaTAGAGCTGGAAATTTGGCTAAAGGTGCCATTGCAAATGTTGTTGACATGGTTGGTGGTTATGTAACTTATGTTGAGGGTCTCCCAATGTATGTTTCAGTAGACATATCGATCTCCTATATATCAACTGCAAAGCTTGAT GATGAGCTAGAGATCACCTCAAAAAGGTTAGGACAAAGAGGTGCTTATTATGGAGCAATAGTGCTTCTGAGAAACAAAGCGACTGGGGAGATTATTGCTGAGGGCCGTCATTCAATGTTTCGTCCACGGTCTACTCACAAACTCTAA
- the LOC112201739 gene encoding acyl-coenzyme A thioesterase 13 isoform X6, translated as MAPIGGEDEDVNMKKKAKESLELSQDESEAVSRIVVPAQRPGESSIYDMFSLRGIRVDRALPGFVVCTLKDRAGNLAQGAIANLVDVVGASVAYIHGLPMNVSVDISVSYMSKAKLDDELEITSQRLGRRGGYSGAIVILRNKATGEVVAEGRHSMFRPAAKL; from the exons ATGGCTCCGATTGGAGGAGAAGACGAGGACGTGAATATGAAAAAGAAGGCGAAAGAGTCTCTGGAGCTGAGCCAGGACGAGTCAGAGGCCGTGTCGCGAATCGTCGTACCCGCTCAGCGACCCGGCGAGTCGAGCATATACGATATGTTCTCTCTTAGAGGCATCCGAGTCGACCGAGCCCTACCCGGATTCGTCGTCTGTACTCTTAAG GATAGAGCTGGAAATTTGGCCCAAGGTGCAATTGCAAACCTTGTTGATGTAGTTGGTGCTTCTGTAGCATATATTCACGGTCTCCCTATGAATGTTTCCGTAGACATATCTGTCTCCTACATGTCAAAGGCAAAGCTTGAT GATGAGTTAGAGATCACCTCTCAAAGGTTAGGACGAAGAGGAGGATATTCTGGAGCAATAGTGATTCTGAGAAACAAAGCAACTGGAGAGGTTGTTGCTGAAGGTCGACATTCAATGTTTCGTCCTGCTGCTAAACTCTGA
- the LOC112201739 gene encoding uncharacterized protein LOC112201739 isoform X1, with the protein MEPNGGEDQKASLEKKANEFMQLSLDESEALMRIVIPVQRPGESTFYENFALRGIRVDRVEPGLIVCTFKVPPRLTDRAGNLANGAIANLVDVVGSYVTYTGGLIRNVSVDISISYMSTAKLDDRAGNLAQGAIANLVDVVGASVAYIHGLPMNVSVDISVSYMSKAKLDDELEITSQRLGRRGGYSGAIVILRNKATGEVVAEGRHSMFRPAAKL; encoded by the exons ATGGAGCCTAATGGAGGAGAAGACCAGAAAGCCAGTCTGGAAAAGAAGGCGAATGAGTTTATGCAGCTGAGCCTGGACGAGTCAGAGGCATTGATGCGAATCGTCATTCCAGTTCAGAGACCTGGCGAGTCGACCTTCTATGAGAATTTTGCTCTTAGAGGTATCCGAGTTGACCGAGTCGAACCTGGACTCATCGTCTGTACTTTCAAGGTCCCTCCCCGTCTCACT GATAGAGCTGGAAATTTGGCCAATGGGGCAATTGCAAATCTTGTTGATGTAGTTGGATCATATGTGACTTATACTGGTGGTCTCATTAGGAATGTCTCGGTAGATATATCCATCTCGTACATGTCCACGGCAAAGCTTGAT GATAGAGCTGGAAATTTGGCCCAAGGTGCAATTGCAAACCTTGTTGATGTAGTTGGTGCTTCTGTAGCATATATTCACGGTCTCCCTATGAATGTTTCCGTAGACATATCTGTCTCCTACATGTCAAAGGCAAAGCTTGAT GATGAGTTAGAGATCACCTCTCAAAGGTTAGGACGAAGAGGAGGATATTCTGGAGCAATAGTGATTCTGAGAAACAAAGCAACTGGAGAGGTTGTTGCTGAAGGTCGACATTCAATGTTTCGTCCTGCTGCTAAACTCTGA
- the LOC112201739 gene encoding acyl-coenzyme A thioesterase 13 isoform X4 — MAPIGGEDEDVNMKKKAKESLELSQDESEAVSRIVVPAQRPGESSIYDMFSLRGIRVDRALPGFVVCTLKVPPRLTDRAGNLAQGAIANLVDVVGASVAYIHGLPMNVSVDISVSYMSKAKLDDELEITSQRLGRRGGYSGAIVILRNKATGEVVAEGRHSMFRPAAKL; from the exons ATGGCTCCGATTGGAGGAGAAGACGAGGACGTGAATATGAAAAAGAAGGCGAAAGAGTCTCTGGAGCTGAGCCAGGACGAGTCAGAGGCCGTGTCGCGAATCGTCGTACCCGCTCAGCGACCCGGCGAGTCGAGCATATACGATATGTTCTCTCTTAGAGGCATCCGAGTCGACCGAGCCCTACCCGGATTCGTCGTCTGTACTCTTAAGGTCCCTCCCCGCCTCACT GATAGAGCTGGAAATTTGGCCCAAGGTGCAATTGCAAACCTTGTTGATGTAGTTGGTGCTTCTGTAGCATATATTCACGGTCTCCCTATGAATGTTTCCGTAGACATATCTGTCTCCTACATGTCAAAGGCAAAGCTTGAT GATGAGTTAGAGATCACCTCTCAAAGGTTAGGACGAAGAGGAGGATATTCTGGAGCAATAGTGATTCTGAGAAACAAAGCAACTGGAGAGGTTGTTGCTGAAGGTCGACATTCAATGTTTCGTCCTGCTGCTAAACTCTGA
- the LOC112201739 gene encoding acyl-coenzyme A thioesterase 13 isoform X2 has protein sequence MEPNGGEDQKASLEKKANEFMQLSLDESEALMRIVIPVQRPGESTFYENFALRGIRVDRVEPGLIVCTFKVPPRLTDRAGNLANGAIANLVDVVGSYVTYTGGLIRNVSVDISISYMSTAKLDDEVEITSKRLGQKGGYTGIMVLLRNKATGSIIAEGLKRWTKLKTIQNNQVQYDVTRTKRKVPTNLI, from the exons ATGGAGCCTAATGGAGGAGAAGACCAGAAAGCCAGTCTGGAAAAGAAGGCGAATGAGTTTATGCAGCTGAGCCTGGACGAGTCAGAGGCATTGATGCGAATCGTCATTCCAGTTCAGAGACCTGGCGAGTCGACCTTCTATGAGAATTTTGCTCTTAGAGGTATCCGAGTTGACCGAGTCGAACCTGGACTCATCGTCTGTACTTTCAAGGTCCCTCCCCGTCTCACT GATAGAGCTGGAAATTTGGCCAATGGGGCAATTGCAAATCTTGTTGATGTAGTTGGATCATATGTGACTTATACTGGTGGTCTCATTAGGAATGTCTCGGTAGATATATCCATCTCGTACATGTCCACGGCAAAGCTTGAT GATGAGGTAGAGATCACCTCGAAAAGATTAGGACAAAAAGGAGGTTACACTGGAATAATGGTGCTCCTGAGAAACAAAGCAACTGGGAGCATCATTGCTGAAG GCCTAAAACGTTGGACAAAACTGAAGACAATACAGAACAATCAAGTTCAATATGATGTAACACGGACCAAAAGGAAAGTTCCGACCAATCTAATCTAG
- the LOC112201739 gene encoding acyl-coenzyme A thioesterase 13 isoform X3, translated as MEPNGGEDQKASLEKKANEFMQLSLDESEALMRIVIPVQRPGESTFYENFALRGIRVDRVEPGLIVCTFKVPPRLTDRAGNLANGAIANLVDVVGSYVTYTGGLIRNVSVDISISYMSTAKLDDEVEITSKRLGQKGGYTGIMVLLRNKATGSIIAEGRHSMFRLHTAPKL; from the exons ATGGAGCCTAATGGAGGAGAAGACCAGAAAGCCAGTCTGGAAAAGAAGGCGAATGAGTTTATGCAGCTGAGCCTGGACGAGTCAGAGGCATTGATGCGAATCGTCATTCCAGTTCAGAGACCTGGCGAGTCGACCTTCTATGAGAATTTTGCTCTTAGAGGTATCCGAGTTGACCGAGTCGAACCTGGACTCATCGTCTGTACTTTCAAGGTCCCTCCCCGTCTCACT GATAGAGCTGGAAATTTGGCCAATGGGGCAATTGCAAATCTTGTTGATGTAGTTGGATCATATGTGACTTATACTGGTGGTCTCATTAGGAATGTCTCGGTAGATATATCCATCTCGTACATGTCCACGGCAAAGCTTGAT GATGAGGTAGAGATCACCTCGAAAAGATTAGGACAAAAAGGAGGTTACACTGGAATAATGGTGCTCCTGAGAAACAAAGCAACTGGGAGCATCATTGCTGAAGGTCGACATTCCATGTTTCGTTTACACACTGCTCCGAAACTTTGA
- the LOC112201739 gene encoding acyl-coenzyme A thioesterase 13 isoform X5, protein MEPNGGEDQKASLEKKANEFMQLSLDESEALMRIVIPVQRPGESTFYENFALRGIRVDRVEPGLIVCTFKDRAGNLANGAIANLVDVVGSYVTYTGGLIRNVSVDISISYMSTAKLDDEVEITSKRLGQKGGYTGIMVLLRNKATGSIIAEGRHSMFRLHTAPKL, encoded by the exons ATGGAGCCTAATGGAGGAGAAGACCAGAAAGCCAGTCTGGAAAAGAAGGCGAATGAGTTTATGCAGCTGAGCCTGGACGAGTCAGAGGCATTGATGCGAATCGTCATTCCAGTTCAGAGACCTGGCGAGTCGACCTTCTATGAGAATTTTGCTCTTAGAGGTATCCGAGTTGACCGAGTCGAACCTGGACTCATCGTCTGTACTTTCAAG GATAGAGCTGGAAATTTGGCCAATGGGGCAATTGCAAATCTTGTTGATGTAGTTGGATCATATGTGACTTATACTGGTGGTCTCATTAGGAATGTCTCGGTAGATATATCCATCTCGTACATGTCCACGGCAAAGCTTGAT GATGAGGTAGAGATCACCTCGAAAAGATTAGGACAAAAAGGAGGTTACACTGGAATAATGGTGCTCCTGAGAAACAAAGCAACTGGGAGCATCATTGCTGAAGGTCGACATTCCATGTTTCGTTTACACACTGCTCCGAAACTTTGA
- the LOC112201741 gene encoding acyl-coenzyme A thioesterase 13 has protein sequence MEKAKKRLELSEEESRCVSRLPVPSHSVGSGLSFYEDFALKGIRVDRVEPGLVVCTFKVPPRLTDRSGKLANGAIANLVDEVGYAVVHVEGLPMSVSVDMSISVMSTAKLNDDLEISSKVLGKKGGYSGTLVLMRNKATGEVIAEGRHSLFGRHPSKL, from the exons ATGGAGAAGGCAAAGAAGCGTCTGGAGCTGAGCGAGGAAGAGTCACGGTGTGTGTCTCGACTCCCCGTTCCATCTCACTCAGTCGGCTCCGGGTTGAGCTTCTACGAGGATTTCGCTCTCAAAGGCATCCGAGTCGACCGAGTCGAACCCGGTCTCGTCGTCTGTACCTTCAAGGTCCCTCCCCGCCTCACC GATAGAAGTGGGAAGTTGGCAAATGGAGCAATTGCAAATCTTGTCGATGAAGTTGGTTATGCTGTAGTTCACGTTGAGGGTTTACCTATGAGTGTTTCAGTGGACATGTCCATTTCTGTTATGTCCACTGCCAAGCTTAAT GATGATTTAGAGATCAGCTCAAAGGTGTTGGGAAAAAAAGGAGGTTATTCTGGAACATTAGTGCTTATGAGAAATAAAGCAACTGGGGAGGTTATTGCTGAAGGTCGGCATTCCTTGTTCGGTAGACATCCTAGCAAACTCTAA